Proteins encoded in a region of the Poecilia reticulata strain Guanapo linkage group LG14, Guppy_female_1.0+MT, whole genome shotgun sequence genome:
- the msantd2 gene encoding myb/SANT-like DNA-binding domain-containing protein 2 — translation MAASSNTEPSPEITTPLKIPKTEVPSPESEDLSDSIQYHSNPSTPNRFSPLNVGSGTAGRTAASSSSNSFTACRGMSWTPSETNALIAVWGNERLTEARMQQLEVAGTVFSGKPPGPAMYERVSRALSDLGYERTPSQCRERMKTLRRCYSRVKEHGIGKRKSSYTLEQLEKVFGQGGWDSQSCAPVLINSSGLYQEMESDGSTLEDFSQEDWCNQVLDSAFQEGDMDTEDLQVPKSRALQIQAELSELTQKRETMQTVIRILESVQLNWEHFQTWTEFSRLHLSNKLAIFGVGYNTRWRDDVRYHYAEISSQVPLGKRLREYFNPEKPEGRVIMTKVQKMNWKNVYYKFLDITISEARCLELHMEVDWIPVSRPPLASSKGSSHYLLPGFVPKTHGLYAIGCEALPACVAACTPPPANDEEDDSGSPCREAANGSERGVRTGPAVTYCYLGIAEDRTIQQCLSQHFQGPGKHCVYGEPSGVTRFLQENGGGTRTDQHDGDSPQRCAVYVKFIEVELDFLSAGSLVECLETAVGYSLRFNIKETS, via the exons ATGGCGGCGTCCAGTAACACGGAGCCCTCTCCGGAGATAACGACACCATTAAAGATACCGAAAACCGAGGTGCCATCTCCCGAATCCGAGGACTTGAGCGACAGCATCCAATACCACTCCAATCCTTCCACACCGAACCGCTTCTCGCCTCTGAACGTGGGTTCTGGAACCGCGGGCCGGACGGCGGCCTCATCCTCCTCTAACAGCTTCACCGCCTGCCGGGGGATGTCATGGACGCCGTCCGAGACAAACGCCCTCATCGCGGTGTGGGGCAACGAGAGGCTCACGGAGGCGCGgatgcagcagctggaggtcgCGGGCACCGTGTTCTCCGGGAAGCCGCCCGGTCCTGCCATGTACGAGCGAGTTTCCAGAGCGCTGTCGGACTTGGGGTACGAGAGAACCCCGTCCCAGTGCAGGGAGAGGATGAAG ACACTTAGGCGCTGCTACAGCCGTGTGAAGGAGCACGGGATCGGGAAGAGAAAGAGCAGCTACACCTtggagcagctggagaaggTGTTCGGTCAGGGAGGCTGGGACTCTCAGAGCTGTGCCCCGGTGCTGATCAACAGCAGCGGGTTGTACCAGGAGATGGAGTCTGACGGCAGCACGCTGGAGGACTTCTCCCAGGAGGACTGGTGCAACCAGGTGCTGGACTCGGCCTTCCAGGAGGGAGACATGGACACCG AAGACCTACAGGTGCCTAAAAGCAGAGCTCTACAGATTCAAGCAGAATTGTCTGAATTAACcca GAAAAGGGAGACGATGCAGACGGTGATCCGCATCCTGGAGTCGGTGCAGCTGAACTGGGAGCATTTCCAGACGTGGACCGAGTTCTCCCGGCTGCACCTGTCCAACAAGCTGGCCATCTTCGGCGTGGGCTACAACACGCGCTGGCGCGACGACGTACGCTACCACTACGCCGAGATCAGCTCACAGGTGCCGCTGGGCAAGCGGCTCCGGGAGTACTTCAACCCGGAGAAGCCTGAGGGCCGGGTCATCATGACCAAGGTCCAGAAGATGAACTGGAAGAACGTCTACTACAAGTTCCTGGACATCACCATCAGCGAGGCTCGCTGCCTGGAGCTCCACATGGAGGTGGACTGGATCCCCGTGTCGCGGCCGCCGCTGGCGAGCAGCAAAGGCTCGTCCCACTACCTCCTGCCCGGTTTCGTCCCCAAGACGCACGGCCTATACGCCATCGGCTGCGAGGCGCTGCCGGCCTGCGTCGCCGCCTGCACGCCTCCTCCGGCCAACGACGAGGAGGACGACAGCGGCTCGCCCTGCCGGGAGGCGGCGAACGGGTCGGAGCGCGGCGTCAGGACTGGGCCCGCCGTCACTTACTGCTACCTGGGCATCGCCGAGGACAGGACCATCCAGCAGTGCCTCTCCCAGCACTTTCAGGGACCCGGGAAGCACTGCGTCTATGGGGAGCCGTCCGGCGTGACTCGCTTCCTGCAGGAGAACGGCGGCGGCACCAGGACGGATCAGCACGACGGAGACTCGCCGCAGCGCTGCGCCGTTTACGTGAAATTCATCGAGGTGGAGCTGGACTTCCTCTCAGCGGGCTCCCTGGTGGAATGCCTGGAAACGGCCGTCGGTTACTCTTTAAGGTTCAACATCAAGGAAACGTCGTAA